In a genomic window of Gadus macrocephalus chromosome 9, ASM3116895v1:
- the ptpn9a gene encoding tyrosine-protein phosphatase non-receptor type 9, giving the protein MTSKHNYRETRLKEGIVRLQPQEEPLRSELLSGKFTVLSVRDPSGASIALYTAKLHHPNKTGNHVVLQALFYLLDRAVESFETQRNGLVFIYDMAGSNYTNFELDLSKKILNLLKGAFPARLKKVLIVGAPVWFRVPYNLLSLLLKEKLRERVQMVRMPELRQHLPRDCLPQHLGGLLPLDAYSWNQQLLAGQNGRVDPVDELVGLPLDETSVHCAAPGPDAMRPPDLLAHLGRLQRLGVHQEYEEIRNDPPAGTFHCALAACNQERNRYGDVLCLDQTRVRLQARRSERSDYINASFMDGYKQKNAYIGTQGPLEKTYGDFWRMIWEQNVLVIVMTTRTDEGGRQKCGQYWPLEEGGQEVYGHMAVVNQRVDHHPHYNHISLELHNTETCEQRQLSHFQYLSWPDYGVPTSAVTLIDFLGAVKRQQKAVAKSLGPQWAGHPLGPPMVVHCSAGIGRTGTFCALDICLSQLQDIGTLNVRQTVRRMRSQRAFSIQTPDQYFFCHNAILEHAQRQGLLPANQ; this is encoded by the exons gagACGCGGCTGAAGGAGGGCATCGTCCGGCTACAGCCCCAGGAGGAACCCCTGCGCTCCGAGCTCCTCAGCGGGAAGTTCACCGTGCTG AGCGTACGGGACCCGTCGGGAGCCTCCATCGCCCTGTACACGGCCAAGCTCCACCACCCCAACAAGACGGGGAACCACGTGGTGCTGCAGGCTCTCTTCTACCTGCTGGACCGAGCCGTGGAGAG CTTCGAGACCCAGAGGAACGGCCTGGTGTTCATCTATGACATGGCCGGCTCCAACTATACAAACTTTGAGCTGGACCTCAGCAAGAAGATCCTCAATTTACTGAAG ggggcgttcCCGGCTAGGCTAAAGAAGGTTCTGATCGTTGGCGCCCCCGTGTGGTTCCGTGTGCCCTACAACCTGCTGAGCCTGCTGCTCAAGGAGAAgttgagagagagg gtCCAGATGGTCCGGATGCCGGAGCTGCGGCAGCACCTCCCCAGGGACTGTCTGCCCCAGCACCTGGGCGGCTTGCTGCCCCTGGACGCCTACAGCTGGAACCAGCAGCTGCTGGCGGGGCAGAACGGCCGCGTGGACCCCGTGGACGAGCTGGTGGGCCTCCCCCTGGACGAGACCTCCGTCCACTgcgcggccccggggcccgacgCCATGAGGCCCCCGGACCTGCTGGCCCACCTGGGCCGTCTGCAGCGGCTGGGCGTCCACCAGGAGTACGAGGAGATCCGCAACGACCCCCCGGCCGGCACCTTCCACTGCGCACT AGCTGCCTGCAATCAGGAGCGGAATCGCTATGGCGACGTGCTTTGCCTGGACCAGACCAGAGTGCGTTTACAAGCCCGAAGGAGTGAG AGATCGGACTACATCAACGCCAGCTTCATGGATGGCTACAAACAGAAGAATGCATACATCGGTACTCAAG GTCCACTAGAAAAGACCTACGGTGATTTCTGGAGGATGATCTGGGAGCAGAATGTACTCGTCATCGTCATGACTACTAG GACGGACGAGGGCGGGCGGCAGAAGTGTGGGCAGTACTGGCCGCTGGAAGAGGGGGGCCAGGAGGTGTACGGCCACATGGCGGTGGTCAACCAGAGGGtggaccaccacccccactacaACCACATCTCCCTGGAGCTGCACAACACCGAG acgtGTGAACAGAGGCAGCTCAGTCACTTCCAGTACCTGAGCTGGCCAGACTACGGGGTGCCCACCTCGGCCGTGACTCTCATCGACTTCCTGGGGGCCGTGAAGAGGCAGCAGAAGGCCGTGGCGAAGAGTTTGGGCCCCCAGTGGGCCGGACACCCACTGGGGCCCCCCATGGTGGTCCACTGTAGCGCGGGGATCGGGAGGACGG GTACGTTCTGTGCCCTGGACATCTGCCTGTCCCAGCTGCAGGACATCGGCACGCTCAACGTGCGGCAGACGGTGCGCCGCATGAGGAGCCAGAGGGCCTTCAGCATCCAGACCCCAGACCAGTACTTCTTCTGCCACAACGCCATCCTGGAACACGCCCAGCGGCAAGGCCTGCTGCCGGCCAATCAGTGA